The following nucleotide sequence is from Synechococcus sp. CBW1004.
GGCTCATCCAGGGGTATCCATGCATCCCCGGTCTAACGGGCGACGGGCTGGGCCGGCATCATCCGCGCCGGGGCCTACCCATCAGGTCCCATTGAGGTCATTCCCGCAGCATCGGGATCCGGCCCGCTCACCTGCAGCTGCAGCTGCAGCTGCGTGGCCCGCGACGGAAGCGGCGGCGAGACCGGCGGCGAGGACCGGCTGGCGGCGCCGTCACGAGCAGGGCTCTCGCGGGCAGGACGCTCCAGCTTCACCGCCTCCCAGTAATGGGGCTCCCAGGGGCCCATCAGCGGCTGCAGCGCCCGCAGTGACGGCCCGTCGTCGGGCTCGAGCCAGGCCTGCTCCAGGCCATCGGGGATCACCACCGGCATGCGGTCATGCACCCGCGCGATCAGCTCGTTGGGGGCGGTGGTGAGGATCACGGCGGTCTCCAGCTCGCCGCCATCGGCTCCGACCCAGCGCTCCCACAGGCCGCCCAGCCAGAAGGGAGCGCGATCGCGGCGGCGGAACAGCCAGGGCTGCTTCCAGCAGCGGCCGGTGGCGGGATCCGTCCTGTCCTGCCATTCGGTGAAGCCATCGGCAGGCAGCAGGGCGCGGCGGTGCCGCCAGGCACCACGGAAGAAGGGCCTGTCCGCCACCGTCTCGCTGCGGGCATTGATCGGCCGGCTGTGACGACGGCCGTCGGGAGCCGGTGCCAGCGGATCCTTCACCCAGCCGGGCAGCAGGCCCCACAGAGCCAGGCCCACCCGGGGACCGCCGTGCTCCCAGCACTGCAGCAGCACCGGCTCGCCGGGCCTCACCTCGCGGCGGGGGGCGTAGTGCTCCAGCAGTCCCGGCGGCAACGGACCCTGCAGGCGCGGCAACAGCCGGTCGAGATCGCTGGTGAGGTAGTAGCGGCCGCACATGGAAGCCCCGGGAAGGCACAGCAACGGGGGTCACAGCTCCCCGACGACAGCCATGGGAGTTCTGCCGCCGGTCAGTCTGCAGCCGGCCGCACACCTGCATGGTCCGGTGACGCCAGAGGCAGCAACACACCATCGGCCAACGCGTCAGGGCCCTGCCCCGTTCGGTTCTCCCGACCCACAGCGGGGCCGGCCACTGATGCACCCACCTAGCGTGGCTCCAACCGCTCCCGCCGCATGGCCATCCGCCAGGACGACAACCGCCCCAGCCGGCGCTTCGGGCTGATCAACCTGCTGCTGATCGGCTTCGGTGTGCTGCTGCTGTTCAGCAACTTCCTGCCGAATCCGGCCATGCAGGTGCCGCGGGTGCCCTATTCGCTGTTCATCGATCAGGTCAACGACGACAACGTCAAGCGCGCCTACATCACCTCCGACCAGATCCGCTACGAACTCAAGGAGGCCCCGGCTGAAGGTGCAGCCACGGTGCTGGCCACCACACCGATCTTCGACATGGATCTGCCCCAGCGACTGGAGCAGCACGGGGTTGAATTCGCCGCTGCCCCACCGCGCAAACCCAGTTTCTTCACGACGCTGCTGAGCTGGGTGGTGCCGCCGCTGATCTTCATCCTGGTGTTGCAGTTCTTCGCACGCCGCAGCGGCATGGGCGGCGCCCAGGGAGCCCTGAGCTTCACCAAGAGCAAGGCCAAGGTTTACGTGCCCGATGAGGAGTCACGCGTCACCTTCGCCGATGTGGCCGGTGTCGATGAGGCCAAGACCGAACTCACCGAGATCGTTGACTTCCTCAAGACCCCCGAGCGCTATGCCGCCATCGGTGCACGCATCCCCAAGGGTGTGCTTCTGGTGGGCCCTCCCGGCACGGGCAAGACGCTGCTCTCGAAGGCGGTGGCCGGTGAGGCCGGCGTGCCGTTCTTCATCATCAGTGGCTCGGAGTTCGTTGAGCTGTTCGTCGGTGCCGGTGCCGCCCGTGTGCGCGATCTGTTCGAGGAGGCCAAGAAGAAGGCTCCCTGCATCATCTTCATCGACGAACTTGACGCCATCGGCAAGAGCCGCGCCGGCTCGATGGGGGTGGTCGGCGGCAACGACGAACGCGAGCAGACGCTGAACCAACTGCTCACCGAGATGGATGGCTTCGCCGCCCAGGACAAGCCGGTGATCGTGCTGGCGGCCACCAACCAGCCGGAGGTGCTCGACGCTGCGCTGCTGCGTCCCGGCCGCTTCGATCGCCAGGTGCTGGTGGACCGCCCCGACCTCTCCGGTCGCCGCACCATCCTCGGCATCTACGCCAAGAAGGTGAAGCTCGCCGATGGCGTCGATCTCGACAGGATCGCCCAGGCCACCAGCGGCTTCGCCGGTGCCGACCTGGCCAACCTGGTCAATGAGGCGGCGCTGCTGGCCGCCCGTGCGATGCGCACCACCGTGGAGCAGGGCGACCTCAACGAGGCGATCGAGCGCGTCGTCGCCGGCCTCGAGAAGAAGAGCCGCGTGCTGCAGCCCGACGAGAAAAAGGTGGTGGCTTATCACGAAGTCGGCCACGCCATCGTCGGCCACCTGATGCCCGGCGGCAGCAAGGTGGCCAAGATCTCGATCGTGCCCCGCGGCATGGCGGCCCTGGGCTACACCCTGCAGCTGCCCACCGAAGAGCGCTTCCTCAATTCCAAGGAGGATCTCGAAGGCCAGATCGCCACCCTGCTGGGCGGCCGCAGCGCCGAGGAGATCGTGTTCGGTGAAGTCACCACCGGCGCCGCCAACGACCTGCAGCGGGCCACCGACATCGCCGAACAGATGGTGGGCACCTACGGCATGAGCGACACGCTTGGCCCACTGGCCTACGACAAGCAGGGCGGTGGTCGCTTCCTGGGAGGCACCAACAACCCGCGCCGAGCCGTCAGCGACACCACGGCCCAGGCGATCGACCGCGAGGTGCGCAGCCTCGTGGACCGTGCCCACGACCGCGCCCTGGCAATCCTGCGCCACAACCGGGAGCTGCTCGAGTCGATCTCCCAGAAG
It contains:
- a CDS encoding SOS response-associated peptidase; amino-acid sequence: MCGRYYLTSDLDRLLPRLQGPLPPGLLEHYAPRREVRPGEPVLLQCWEHGGPRVGLALWGLLPGWVKDPLAPAPDGRRHSRPINARSETVADRPFFRGAWRHRRALLPADGFTEWQDRTDPATGRCWKQPWLFRRRDRAPFWLGGLWERWVGADGGELETAVILTTAPNELIARVHDRMPVVIPDGLEQAWLEPDDGPSLRALQPLMGPWEPHYWEAVKLERPARESPARDGAASRSSPPVSPPLPSRATQLQLQLQVSGPDPDAAGMTSMGPDG
- the ftsH gene encoding ATP-dependent zinc metalloprotease FtsH, with translation MAIRQDDNRPSRRFGLINLLLIGFGVLLLFSNFLPNPAMQVPRVPYSLFIDQVNDDNVKRAYITSDQIRYELKEAPAEGAATVLATTPIFDMDLPQRLEQHGVEFAAAPPRKPSFFTTLLSWVVPPLIFILVLQFFARRSGMGGAQGALSFTKSKAKVYVPDEESRVTFADVAGVDEAKTELTEIVDFLKTPERYAAIGARIPKGVLLVGPPGTGKTLLSKAVAGEAGVPFFIISGSEFVELFVGAGAARVRDLFEEAKKKAPCIIFIDELDAIGKSRAGSMGVVGGNDEREQTLNQLLTEMDGFAAQDKPVIVLAATNQPEVLDAALLRPGRFDRQVLVDRPDLSGRRTILGIYAKKVKLADGVDLDRIAQATSGFAGADLANLVNEAALLAARAMRTTVEQGDLNEAIERVVAGLEKKSRVLQPDEKKVVAYHEVGHAIVGHLMPGGSKVAKISIVPRGMAALGYTLQLPTEERFLNSKEDLEGQIATLLGGRSAEEIVFGEVTTGAANDLQRATDIAEQMVGTYGMSDTLGPLAYDKQGGGRFLGGTNNPRRAVSDTTAQAIDREVRSLVDRAHDRALAILRHNRELLESISQKILEKEVIEGDELKDLLASSVMPQEAQLAA